Part of the Oryzias melastigma strain HK-1 linkage group LG11, ASM292280v2, whole genome shotgun sequence genome, GCCAACCTCCCCTGGAAggattctttattttcattctacCTTTGGAATCAAGGAGCAAATTATTTCACAAAGATGGGAAAGTTCCtgtttgttgttgctgctgtgcTGGCCTCATTCATCGCTGGTAAGTCTGacttattttaaggtttttttacgactgaaatgaagaaaaaggaaatcagATCCTACAAAAGCAattataaactgtttttaaaatgcactGCAGCAGTTTTAGTACTCAAGATTAGTTTTAAGTTTGAAAAGTCagttgttaaaatgtttggcAGCATCACAGTGAAGGGAGTGGTGGACCAGAAGGGCCTGAAATGAtgctacaaacaaacaaaagagttctatttttggaaaaacaacaataaacctgtttttattttgttcacatCGATGAACATCTCTTTCGTGTCTGTTTCAGCTGAATCCCTGGTTTGCAACCAATGCGGCTTCAGCGTGTTCGGCGTGTGCCTGAACTCGAACAGTGTCACCTGCAGCACCAACACCAGCGTCTGCTACACCGGAAAAGCAGGTGAGTCTTCACACCTGCGCATAACAATAGCGCGGTTAGTCATTGATCACTCCAATCAATGGAGAATAATGGCAGGTTAATCCTTCTGTGTGTGCATGAATGTGGGTGTGTGTCAGCTAAAGTGGTCAACAGGTATTTCTAGTCTAGGCTTCACCTGAAACTGAAATTTCACCTCACAATCGTAACATTTCGtccttttttctcatctttccCCTTCGCAGCTTTCCCATCGCTCACATCCTTCTCAGGCTTCAGCAACCAGGGCTGCCAGAACACCACCACCGGCTGCAACGCCACCACCCAGAGCACCCTGCTGGGCGTCGTCTACAACACCACcatctcctgctgcagctcagacAAGTGCAACCCCGTCACCATCACCTCCGGAGCGCCGTCCACCAAAATGGCCTTCACCGCCGCCGCCACCGTGGCCCTGCTGGCGTCAGTGTTCAGCATGCACTGATGCTTCCTTCTGAAAGTCTTTCTGTGTATTTCTAATAACTCAAGTTTGCACCAACTCATACTACGTTCAGCCTCAGCTCAGGGTTGGCATCGTGGAAGTTTATCAATGGGATGTTTCAGGGAAACATTGAGCTTGTAAATGTACTgcgatgtttgttttttaagcttagTTGTTATTATTGTGATTTTTGAATCACAAATGTTCTCAATGCTTTTGTTTCTTGTCAAACAACACAAGTAATATATGATTAAATGACATCTCTGAAAAGAATACAAGTTTTTGTCTCCATATGTCCAATTATTGTCTGTGGAATTGAATTCACGAGTTCTTCGTTACCTGGTTCCCCGCACGGGACACGGCCCAACCCGGGATTTGGACTCATAACCTTCCAGTCTCAAGCCAGACACTCCTCCACAGGACCACTAGATTGGTTTGTGTCTTTTACCAAAAAACTTAAGataaaaaagagattaaatTACATTGAGAAATTACTCTTTTTTGGGGATATTTAACACAAATTTCTATCTCACGGTTCTCACATCTCCATTCTTATGGCTTCTGCCAAACTTACCGACTCCTTTTTTCATAAGGAGGAGTTCTTCACTCACAGTTTGGTGTGAATGAAGAGATTTAAACCTAACTAcaacatttaaactgttttggaaaaatcaGTTAAAGCAATCAGAAattctggattttctttttttatgcactctgctgctcttcatcccgactaaaacgttttatttttgtgtttggtgTTAAGCAGATGTCGGACAATATCCGACCCGGTTGGAGTGTCAAATCATATCATGACATTTATCTTCTCCTTTGATCGATTTGACACTACCGTCACCATTTATCAagcttgattttatttatttactgtttgtttttgattataattttgcaatttttacttctttagttaatttttgatttttccgCAGCTTGCCCCCTTTGCCCATGTCCATATCCAGATTGTGTAATCTGGATTGAACCGACAATTAAGTAAAAGAATGTAATCCTAATTTTACTAATGTTGTCTTCTATTCCATAAGCAACAAACCCAACAGCACTTTTATGAGCTCTCACGTAATTGATAAATTACGTGAGAGCTATTGACAAATCCCTAAAAACTGACTCCAACTTAACATCTGCTACAAAGGAATAGGCAACAAAACATTCCAGTGTTCTGAATCACCTTGAGGCACAATTAACACGCATTCCTGCAAGTACAACAGATATTTGCTGTTGCACAATCCCGTCAGACCTGTGAGGAGGTGAACTCTTTAGAGTACTCTAAGGTGGGCTGTGAAGCAACCACGAGGGCGACGGGGTGGCGGCTCTCGCCCCGATTGGCTACACAGGAATCTGTAGAACAAACTCGCTCGACGAGAAACAAATTCAGTGAAGTCTGTGAGAGAAAACGAGGTCACGTCTTTCCAGCTACAGCATACAGACTTCTCAGCAAAAGCAAGTTTCTGAgccaccttagcactaaccgtttgtgtgacagaatgaaagtctttatctgaatgggtNNNNNNNNNNNNNNNNNNNNNNNNNNNNNNNNNNNNNNNNNNNNNNNNNNNNNNNNNNNAGGAAGCTTCGTGACTCTATCCTGCTGAGAATTGGTCCGACTGTGATGAAGGGAAAAGAAACGTTCGCTGAAGAGGGAaactaaagctgcattcacagcgAACGCGATTCCGCaacaaatttgctgctcgccacttgtcaaaaaatgtgttcctgagcttgatgccgcaatgtgggaggagctaccagctaattgCATTTAGCATGATCGCTATAAGGAACGGTGTTTGTGGATATCTCTCCTAGAATGTATGAAAGACACAGAAGatgtttagaaataaatcagttttatttgttgtgaagTAAAGAGGACTGtgtgtatgacagccgcttccacagtgtttctgcGTCTCTGTGTCTAAGCTTGAAGACTCTCTGTGTCGTATAAACCCGagtggaagaaaataaaataaggaaatctttttactttttttctaatgtctGGATGAGTCCTGAGCCAGCAGCCTCTGCACCCCGCAGTGGGtctctgtctgccagcatatcgagcgagtgagctccaccGCAGGAGCGAAAACcgccgatctgtccagagtgtatcccgccttcaccccaaagtagccggatgagctctgcaaGCCTAGAGCTAATAGCAATTGCCGCAGCTCATGCAGACCTAGCAAGGTCTACTGCCCAGGCTTTGGGTCCCGGGGCAGCGGAGCTCACTCTTATGGTTCACTGGTGATTagtagtagggctgccacaaacgattattttaatagtcgaccaatcaccaattttttttttttcagattagtcgactagtcagTTCATGCACATAGTGGATGTGGGGGTTACCAAAAccggtcattcatgcgattccGAAGATTAccggttaaattagtaacagatcaaaaaccattccttacaagtgacaaaataaccttcctgacattatttattcattattagaaatgattcaaataactgcagatattttctctctgttctaccgctgcagctgtgttgcttttcttgcagaaaatgttctcctatagtcgcatatgcttgcaggaacttatcaatttccgccgccggaagtacaaaactcagctgtttgtccccgttgccatggtgaatcgtgctgtctttgctccattgatcagggcttttaatggtcgcgacgctcacacctgattctggttctgacaacttcaagttgattgaatcaaacattttcagctgttctggaaccgaaaaccctgagtttgagaattttgagtccagtgactctaagttcaggttcgaactctaaatttgtggaacctgcttcttgaaacgggccccaggtctCTGCCtcccttgtttgtttttctctctcccACAACCCAGCCCGTGTGTGCGCACatgtgtctgttttgtgtgtgtgtactctCGCGCGCACGTGTGTGCCTGCGTGTTGtaattgtatgtttatttccatctctacagtctgtttagacacgaaaacacatcaaattgcagcgttttattttaaaaaattggttttattttgtaaataaacgggattttctcatgtattttgatgtaacttccttcctgccagaattgatgctGGCCCACAAAATAGAACAGAGggcgaaacgatccgctgcacggcgcgAGACCTCCGCGGAGAACCCCGCtgctccgcgcctggtgtgaacgacgccataggttaacaaggaaATGAAAGCGGCCTCCATTCCGCTTCTGTATGAACCCGGCATAAAGAAGAAGACAAATATGTTACAAATATGTGTTATAATAAATGTGATCTTTAGTCACATTGACTCATATGAGAACTCCGGGTTTTCGGTTTGAAAGGATCAGATTGTTTGATAAAGAGCTCTTCAGTTATCAGACGTTTAGAACTCAAAGCTCTGTAATAATCTCATAATGTTATCTGACACTTCATGTCAGATCAGGGATGCCAGAAGTAAATGAAAAGTTGATTAATATTactgtgaaaattaaaaaccgGTTTCTTTGAGGATGAACTGCTGTAGATCCCTGAAGCAGTTCTAAAGTTATCGTGTGAGATGAGTGTCACATGCTGAACAAACCTCATGCAGAATCGATGGAATGCAGTTTGGAACATCGTCTCTGATCGCCGCCGTTCAGCCCAACGCTCCAGGCTGTCGTTCTGTGACTGTGGCTACGGTCGAGTTTTCCGAGGAAGTGTCATCATAATCTGAGCTTCTCATGCAGATAAAATGAGGTCAGGGCACATGCCTCTCTGGTTTCCACCGAAATTTGAAGATTCAAACTACAGTCATGAGTGTTTTATTAAACAACttatgaatcaggaacagacagaaaaaatgggaaaagaTTATATATGTGGCATAGAACAAATATCACAAACTCTCTTACAGAcgatagatccatgaacgtctttgttttcctggtctgacctggaatctggatctaaactgtcgttgacttgaggttgtgaggggttgtaagcttgCGAGAGAGAGTTtaaacagatagatgatgggaaatggggcggggcttactctgcaccaacagttctggccacaactcagaggtgaatctctaatgagctcctgctgctctgcagaaactatgtactagaaaatgacacaggtttgtaaaaatgcttattaaaatttaaaaaaatcttaattaaaggGCCCATTTCATgcgtttttttaaagttatttgtgAGCTTTTTTCCTACCTAGAAGTCAAAAGCCTCGATCTCTGAAGCTCTGCCTTTCGCAGCTCATGGGAACctcccatttcatgacgtcatcctacaGCAGCATGTGTGCGTTTCACCCACGAAAACAACAACATCTGacattttgcaaagatggatgtgcacgTTGTGTATCTGCCTTTAGTGGCCCCGGCCATCTCTGCACTGCACTGGTTGTAGCGATAGCAACGGCTAGCAGCTGAGCTAGCTGAGTGTCGAAGCAAGCGCTAGATTTGAGGCGAAGCTAATGGCTGAGCACCACTAGCTGCAGGGCGAAGCTAGCGGCTGAGCACTGTTAGTTAAGCCGTAAAGCCAGCGGCTGAGCACTAATAATTGAGAATCAAAGCTAGCGGCTAAGCTGGCTGCTAAGTTAGCGGCTTAGCTAGCTGAGCCTCGAAGCTAGAGGCTTAGCACCGCTAATTGAATGTTGAAGCTACCAGCTGAGCTCCACTGGCTGAGTTGTGAGGCTAGCAGCTAAGCTAGGTGAGCGTAAGAGCAGCGAAGCTATTGACTTAGCTCCGCTAATTGAGCGGCAAGCTAgtggctgatcactgctagctccgtGGAGAAATTAGGTGTTTGTGTTACCTGGAGGGGGGGttctggcagtgcagactcttcctgaaagaggTTCGGTTCTCATATTGAGACACCAGCTCGTCAGaggaatattcagaaatgtgtgaatgggtccaTAAATGggtaaatgaaaataacatttgaaaatacaaatataaaagtctattatgctaatttagatCTGTAGtttcataaatcaaaaaatTTCTAAAGATTTATGATATTTGATTCCCAAACCCACATGTCAAGACACACACTGGCTTCAAAAATCGACTGTAtctgagagctggactgagGCATCGTTGATGTTTTCCATTGTACCCTACTTTGacatgttctgattggctggacacacctgaaccaggtaatcagtcacgaGTGAGGCTTTGATATCTGAAAGACACTGcaggcctcgaggcctggactcaACCACAGGAAGTGGTTTAAttcttgcttaaaaaaaatgaagtcgaATTTTAGCGACACAGATTCCACCATGTTGGAGTCGTCagtcaacagtgattggtcggaGTCAGtttgagtttctatggcaaccactctcaacAATCAGGAGTgggcttgttggaaggccacacccctaccatttAAAAGAGGGCTACACGAAATCTATCATTTTGATCGTTGGACCTGGGGGCCaacaggctccacccacttttatcgaggcgtctgattggtcagtttatatctTATACctagaaaaaatgttattaaaaattagaattatCAGAGGAAGaacagttattctgacaaatagaatgactgagtatcTGTTTATTTGTCTCTGGGATTTTGGcgtcttggagccacttcctgttggaCGTCACTCCCATAAACTGCTTGAATATTTGTTTCCGTGTGATCAACCAAAGTGGTTACCTCCTGCTATTGTCCTCGCCACTCGTCATGTCATCACCATGAGTCATTCTGATGGTCACACAGTTCAAAAAATCCCTAATTTGTACTTTTAACCATGTGAATTACTGTGTTCCAGGGCCAGACAAAGAACGGCGAGCAAGGTTTTACAATCTAAGaaaggatttttaaaactatttttatcatAGGTACAGGACAAACTTACCTGTGGTTGTTACCAAACAACTCAAGGTGTGTCTgggtgtgtgttgttgtgtatCTACCTGACAAATCAGGACACAACGTGTTCTAATTCAGTAACCTTAAACAAAGTTCATTCAAAAAGGTCTTTTAAATAagcttatatttaaaaaaactctgattaATTCTTGATAAATTTACCAGAACTGTCATTCATTTATCTACTTATGACattatttctgctgttttcaacATTTGAACCTGCGGCGTTATCCCAAAAGTAGACACATTTAGCTTGTTTGGGATTAAACCTTTAAGTATtattgatcaaaaataaaaatgctgaaattcaAGATTGTGagcaaaacaatattaaataaaactccTGAAAAAGTTGGTTTCCAGGATAGTTTATGCCAAAAAATGCaggtttttcagtttgtttgtgtCCAGCTAAACATTAAATGtgagttttattgtgaaaatattgGAAATCAATTCAACAATTCAgtttaacaataataaaagatCCTCTCAGGAGACAGGAAGTTGGTGATTCTGATCACATTTATGCCCAGTTTCCATTTCTAACCCTCTGTTATGGCTTGtactttaattaaataatcactccagtgtttttttttaaagtattatacgctttgttttgacatttttaacaacaCATTGTAGCATAAATTCAGATCAGATTCTCTCAGAACTCCGAGAGCTCACCCTCTATCCTGCAGTCAGTTTTAAGAAGGTCAACTACGCCCCCTACCTGTAGAGATGAGAGCAGCCTCTTATTTATCCATTAGAAAAATGCCTCCCTGTAGGTTTCTGCTCACCTGTTCCAGGTAAAAATCTGCTCACATTATGACTTTTATGGAGGGAAACTGTTCCCATAAATCctagaaaaaacaattaaatactagaaaagttgcattacctgcgatatactagtgtgaatgccttttgctgaaaatccttgctgaagatgctgaagctttttgctgaaaatggtgacgcaatttcctttaattgttgaagggatttaataaaaatgcagctctttgcaaaatgttacatttgctcagaaaatttcataaaaaatacaataaaaaagcgatgaagttaacctaaatttataaaacatttgaagtaaAATTGCTAAATAATCCCTAATACGTaccaattttggaaaaatatttaggttgttgcttaaatatcagctaaactcaaaattagccccccaaaaaaccttagtaaaggacgaattagacaaaaattaaaaaaataagcttgttGCTCAAaaactagctgaactccaaaatagcctaaaatccctcagtaaactaaattagtcaaaaacattagcctgttgctaaaacggAAGCtacactttaaattagcctataaaaacctcagtatatagcaaataagccaaaaacgttagcatgttgctaaaatatttgctaaactccaaactagcataaaaaacctcagtagataacaaaatagccaaaagctaaattctagctaaactccataatagcctaaaattattcaggaaactaaattagtcaaaaacatttgcctgttgctaaaataaaagctaaactctcaagtaatatataaaaaaatcagtagataaaaatatgccaaaaactttaacatgtttcctaaatgttaactaaacttcaaattagcatgaaaaagacctcagtagataacaaattagccaaactgctagcatgttgcttaaataccccctaaactccataatagcttaaaattactcaaataaactaaattagtcaaaaatgatagcctgttgctaaaataaaacccTAAAGTGATATATAAAACCTAACCCCCAGTTGATaacaaataagctaaaaacgttagcatctttctaaaatattagctaaacttcaaattagcatgaaaaagacctcagtagataacaaattagccaaactgctagcatgttgcttaaatactccctaaactccataatagcttaaaattactctaaattagtcaaaactgataacctgttgctaaaataaaacccTAAAGTGATATATAAAAACTCCAGTTGataacaaataagccaaaaacgttagcatctttctaaaatattagctaaacttcaaattagcataaaaaactcagtagatgtcaaattagccaaaaaaaaaaaactagcatgttgcttaaatactagctaaaatccaaaatagccaaaaattcctcagtaaactaaattagtcaaaaacgttagcatgtggctaaaatagaagctaaactctaaattagcctaaaaatcccagaagattagcaaaaaaacattagcatgttgctaaattattaggtaaactcaaaaATTTTGGAAAGttactataaaaaatgaaaaagaaaatgaatatatttaaaggcttcttgctaatctacttaaaattattacatttaaagattttcttattattttccTATGGGGTATAATTTGCACATTATTTCAAAAAcgataaagtttataaataccaaaaagacaagcagtaatgtcctgaatgagctttTTAAATGCTGAAAAACGTAAAGGAAAGAGctagaatcactatagtgtgaatgcttactaaacaATCAATTATACTATGAACTGAGCAATCAGGttacttgacaaaaaaaacctcaattttaattatttttatttataagattaatttaatcaacttaaaatataattttctttaaaatttcctgtcacaaattgaacaaaaaagcatcaggatatatataaaaacaaaaatttagatCATTATAAGCGATTAGCAGCTGTCTACAGACGCTTTACACTCGTTTATCTGCGTTTTCTGTCAAATTCAAAAGCCCCCTTCTTTAGTCCTTTTACATTGCATTGTGTGCTGTTCTGCTTTTCTGTGTGAGAACAAGGTGTGTTCAGGTAATGTGTTCCAGCTCTTCAAACAGAAGGACAGGTCACAGACAAACAGAAATTGGGTCTTTGATCGGTGAGCTGCGTCTGCCGCTCAtcacaaacatgtcaaacagTGTGTCACTGTGTGGATGGATGAGACAATATTTGGGGATTATcgacatgttttttattttgaaactcaagacataaatattcattttaatggGAAAGATTTAATTCTGGAGATGCAGTTCTCGTGGTTGTCACACGAGGGCGCCAAAGAGAGCAGAGAGATCCTCACCTGTTCTcctaatattcctgcttttagTCCACACATTTTTCCTTGACTGAATCatgatgaacaaaaacagaaaacctcaACAGTATATTGTGAATTTTTGGAGTATAAAAGTGGGAAAAACGTTTtaataaaatgcacttttatttgataaaaacttaAAGTGGCAACACAAGATAAgatacataattaaaatatatattatttttaaagatgtctGTGCAtgtaatttcacattttatcaAAGTTACTGGGATAGAtaactgtttatgtaaatgtgtgtgtttttgtttatatttaccTCTGTAATACCCAGCAggatttgtattttcatttttcttgtttgatacattttgttttaatttggtttattttagtaatttaatatatattttaatatatattaaatataatatatatatattcttcttTCTGTTCCTTTTCATTCGTTAActgttttatgtatatatagtattattttaatgttatgtattgttactaaataaaaatacaacttaaaaaaaatctattttttttaattgattgaccaAAAAACTCGTTTGTTTGGGGATAAATAATACGTTTTTcagagttatttaaaaaaaaaaaaacataaatgaacgGTTTCTTAAATGTTAAGTTTGGAGTTatgaaaataaactaataatgTGAATTTATGATCAACCCTGAGTTGTTCCTTGGTTTTAGATGTGGCTCATTTTATGTTTAGGTTCTGGtttgtatttgattttctttttttataaatgtgtccAACAAACAGATCAAAGCTGAAAATAACAGTTATTTAGTTGCTCTAAAATGTATTGTAAGAATCTCAGAAGTCCTTTTTTGACCTTTGATTTCCTCACGTTCAGTTGATGGACATTTTCATCGGTGAGTTTCTTTTGGTTTCGCTCTCATCTCTGATTTGGATCATACCTGGTTTTGTCTCCTCACAGATCAATCCTCCATCCATTAATAAAACTCTTAGTTTATGCTGttaaagtttctaaatgttcaACTTCACAGAAATCCCAAACATTCAACTTTATGTCCGTCCATCCctcaaataaagctttttttatttaacatttaatcaatgattgtaaaaatgaagacaaaatcagtttttaaaagtaaaaaatagaatGTGTTGAAGCTAAAATGTTGGAGATCCGACTGaaactttgaattttaataaacttaaatgtGACGACGCAgcagaaaatgtgacaaaacagACGATCTGACCAAACAAAATCGGGAAAATGACGCTTAAATGAACTGAAGATAATTCAACGAAAACTCAACCAAAAGAGACAAATCCTCACATGAAAAGGAAATACATTCTAAGAATTGATCTGATcgattaacattttcttgttatttgaGAAATTCAATCTTCTATCTGCTCCCTTTCAGCTGATGGTTTATCAGAGTCTCATCAGGGTTCATGGCGTCATTGATGATAAAGAAATCTCTGACGGACGGAGACGAGAGGATGAAGTAAAGATCAAAGGATCTCGACCCCGACGACGAGGATCATATCAGAATTcatatttgggtttttgttgGACAGCCACGACTGAATGTGAATAtttgtaaattgaaagaatgttcaataaagtaaaagtaaaagtttttgtttgacaGCAAAATGTTAATTACGTTGTGGCATCTTAAAGTGACACTCAaagctatatttttaaaattatgattacgTGTTGTTATTTTAACACATATTTTCCGCGTTAGAAATTCCCTCTGAGTCACGGACGGAAATGTAGTCAGCctcggctaatttcccatcaactctttgaatctgaattcttccccaacTCCTGTGGGTTCTCTCTACCGctacatttaaccctccaaactgagaaatatggaaaaatagtgtctccaaATTCAGAAGTCACTCCCActtaatgatgtcatcaaaagtcgccggtcagctagcaTCAGCAGATTATATTACACATTATTATATtacattataacttttaaaaggtcatACTG contains:
- the lye gene encoding uncharacterized protein lye → MGKFLFVVAAVLASFIAAESLVCNQCGFSVFGVCLNSNSVTCSTNTSVCYTGKAAFPSLTSFSGFSNQGCQNTTTGCNATTQSTLLGVVYNTTISCCSSDKCNPVTITSGAPSTKMAFTAAATVALLASVFSMH